A genomic window from Anoplolepis gracilipes chromosome 6, ASM4749672v1, whole genome shotgun sequence includes:
- the LOC140666714 gene encoding odorant receptor 82a-like, producing MHVTSISTSVKFGLRFVGIWPGLPYGTFTWFMYMTSLVVIMYFEYVYIFDHFDVDNISNLIDALSITLACSSGFLKLISLWSHRRIFYDILLAMDEDWSDVLGRDRTVLRIMSSNANLSRHFSNVLISINATAAICYSASSFSRHSAGPEENVNNSLKVLPLKMQFPFEVNASPLFELLAVAQFLHVVSIASLVAMINCLIITLVLHVSGQIDILRRELLAVYCDEDSQRDSIVSDIRLLITRHQRIITFSDNIEELYSDIALMQFLSNTVVICCIGFTIISSLAKDGATIVLLKSAVFYVAVTLEAFIFCFVGEYLSAKSKSIGDAVYESLWYKLAPAECRILLFVILRSQKRLTITAGNIIDLSLEGFTSVMKASASYMSVLHAMY from the exons ATGCACGTGACTTCCATCAGCACTTCCGTCAAGTTCGGCCTCCGCTTCGTCGGGATCTGGCCGGGCTTGCCGTACGGGACTTTTACTTGGTTCATGTACATGACGAGTCTGGTGGTCATTATGTACTTCGAGTACGTGTACATCTTCGATCACTTCGACGTCGACAACATCTCGAATCTCATCGACGCGCTCAGCATCACGCTGGCGTGCAGCTCCGGTTTCCTGAAGTTGATATCTCTGTGGTCGCATCGTAG GATATTTTACGATATCCTACTAGCCATGGACGAGGACTGGAGCGACGTTCTCGGTCGCGACCGAACGGTATTGCGTATTATGTCGAGCAATGCCAATCTGTCACGTCATTTCTCAAACGTCTTGATCAGCATCAATGCCACCGCCGCGATTTGTTACTCCGCAAGTAGTTTTAGCCGACATTCGGCAGGCCCTGAGGAGAATGTCAATAACAGTTTGAAAGTCCTGCCTCTAAAGATGCAGTTTCCTTTCGAGGTCAACGCGTCGCCGCTCTTCGAACTTCTAGCGGTCGCTCAGTTTCTTCATGTAGTGTCAATTGCATCTCTAGTCGCCATGATAAACTGCTTAATCATCACTTTG GTGCTTCACGTGAGTGGACAGATCGATATTCTTCGTCGAGAGCTGTTGGCGGTTTACTGCGACGAAGATTCGCAGCGTGATTCGATCGTCTCGGATATCAGGCTTCTAATTACTCGGCACCAAAGAATAATAACGTTCTCGGATAATATCGAGGAGCTCTATTCCGACATCGCGCTGATGCAGTTTCTGTCAAATACAGTGGTTATATGTTGCATCGGCTTCACAATTATAAGC TCTCTCGCCAAGGACGGAGCTACTATAGTGCTGTTGAAATCCGCTGTCTTTTACGTTGCTGTAACATTGGAAGCTTTTATCTTTTGCTTCGTCGGAGAATATCTCAGCGCTAAG AGCAAATCGATTGGCGATGCAGTGTACGAGTCGCTCTGGTATAAGTTGGCACCCGCCGAGTGTCGGATTCTATTATTTGTGATATTAAGGTCGCAGAAAAGATTGACCATCACCGCAGGAAACATTATAGATCTCTCTTTAGAAGGATTTACGAGC GTGATGAAAGCGTCCGCTTCGTATATGTCAGTACTGCACGCGATGTATTAA